One window of Pseudomonas urmiensis genomic DNA carries:
- a CDS encoding LuxR C-terminal-related transcriptional regulator: MSCRIIVADDHPLFREAMVRTVQRILPQACLEEAGNLGQVLELIDHGDTPDTLILDLRFPGLTCLERLAALRKQLRRTSLIIVSMVDEPELISQVMAAGADGFIGKSITPEELGAAILAIREGEVVVKYQPSGLLPALGAESEVEQLTQRQQDVLRLIAQGKTNKEIARELDISPFTVRIHVSSLLRTLNVSSRTAAAVKYTGT, encoded by the coding sequence GTGAGCTGCCGCATCATCGTCGCGGACGACCATCCGCTATTCAGGGAAGCCATGGTCCGTACCGTGCAACGGATATTACCGCAGGCTTGCCTGGAGGAAGCGGGCAACCTCGGCCAAGTGCTGGAGCTGATCGATCACGGCGATACGCCGGATACGCTGATTCTCGACCTGCGTTTCCCCGGCCTGACCTGCCTTGAGCGGTTGGCTGCGCTGCGCAAGCAGTTGCGCCGCACCTCGCTGATCATTGTCTCGATGGTCGATGAACCGGAGCTGATCAGCCAGGTGATGGCCGCCGGCGCCGACGGCTTCATCGGCAAGAGCATCACCCCCGAGGAGCTCGGCGCGGCGATCCTGGCCATCCGTGAAGGTGAAGTCGTGGTCAAGTACCAGCCTTCTGGCCTGCTGCCCGCGCTGGGCGCAGAAAGCGAAGTCGAACAGCTCACCCAGCGCCAGCAAGACGTGCTGCGCCTGATCGCCCAAGGCAAGACCAACAAGGAAATCGCCCGCGAGTTGGATATCTCGCCGTTCACCGTGCGCATTCATGTGTCCTCGCTGTTGCGCACGCTGAATGTCTCGTCGCGTACAGCCGCTGCGGTCAAGTACACCGGCACCTGA
- a CDS encoding endonuclease/exonuclease/phosphatase family protein, which yields MNSPLTDPRQITDSDTAVHRLNVLTINVHKGFTFFNRRFILPELREAVRATGADLVFLQEVHGSHERHAERHAAWPQTPQYEFLADSMWPQFAYGRNAVYPDGDHGNALLSKFPISEYHNLDVSIAGNEQRGLLHCRLQVPGHEQVHAICVHLGLREAHRQRQVRLLLEFLDSLPAKAPVIVAGDFNDWRLKADALLSERLVEAFGEHFGTPARSFPARLPLLRLDRIYLRNAMPCKAQVLAKYPWSHLSDHAPLVAEVSL from the coding sequence GTGAACTCACCGCTTACCGACCCTCGCCAGATCACCGACAGCGATACAGCGGTGCACCGGCTCAATGTGCTGACGATCAACGTGCACAAGGGCTTCACCTTCTTCAATCGGCGTTTCATCCTGCCCGAGCTGCGCGAAGCGGTGCGGGCCACGGGGGCTGACCTGGTGTTCTTGCAGGAGGTGCATGGCAGCCACGAGCGCCATGCCGAGCGCCATGCCGCCTGGCCGCAGACCCCGCAGTACGAGTTTCTTGCCGACAGCATGTGGCCGCAGTTCGCCTATGGGCGCAATGCGGTGTACCCCGACGGTGACCACGGCAACGCGCTGCTGTCGAAATTTCCCATCAGCGAATACCACAACCTGGATGTGAGTATTGCCGGCAACGAGCAGCGCGGTTTGTTGCATTGCCGCCTGCAAGTGCCTGGGCATGAGCAGGTGCATGCCATCTGCGTGCATTTGGGCTTGCGCGAAGCCCATCGCCAGCGCCAGGTACGTTTGCTGTTGGAGTTTCTTGACAGCCTGCCAGCGAAGGCGCCGGTGATCGTCGCCGGAGACTTCAATGACTGGCGGCTCAAGGCTGATGCGCTGCTATCGGAGCGGCTGGTAGAGGCGTTCGGCGAGCACTTTGGCACGCCCGCCCGCAGCTTTCCGGCACGCCTGCCGTTGCTCCGGCTGGACCGCATCTACCTGCGTAACGCCATGCCCTGCAAAGCCCAGGTGTTGGCCAAATACCCGTGGTCGCACTTGTCTGACCATGCGCCCTTGGTTGCGGAGGTGAGCCTGTGA
- the clsB gene encoding cardiolipin synthase ClsB, whose amino-acid sequence MKTPWTDGNSVQLLINGEEYYPRVFEAMAQAREEILLETFIIFEDKVGQQLQQVLIDAAKRGVRVEVAVDGYGTADLTDQFIAAMTEAGVSFHAFDPQPRLVGMRTNLFRRLHRKIVVVDGERAFIGGINYCLDHLGEFGPMAKQDYAVEVTGPVVAQVHASSRRLLAPVLQPPSQVRPVSAPTGNASAVLVERDNNRHRTDIEQQYLQVFRQAQRRIVVANAYFFPGYRLLRELRNAARRGVEVTLILQGQPDMRWVRALSRLLYNYLLRDNVRIHEYCQRPLHGKVALVDEEWSTVGSSNLDPLSLSLNLEANLLIRDRAFNQMLYKHLSELAMQQCKAVTLERMIRGYWWRAPLIFMGFHLTRWFPRVAGWFPAHRQRLQSLQPDTDSHANFHEGKT is encoded by the coding sequence GTGAAAACCCCTTGGACAGACGGCAACAGTGTACAGCTGCTGATCAATGGCGAGGAGTACTACCCGCGCGTGTTCGAGGCCATGGCCCAGGCGCGTGAAGAGATCCTGCTGGAAACCTTCATCATCTTCGAGGACAAGGTCGGCCAGCAGTTGCAGCAAGTGCTGATCGACGCTGCCAAGCGCGGCGTGCGTGTCGAAGTGGCGGTCGACGGCTACGGCACAGCGGACCTGACCGATCAGTTCATCGCGGCCATGACCGAGGCTGGGGTCAGTTTCCATGCTTTCGATCCGCAGCCGCGGCTGGTCGGGATGCGCACCAACCTGTTCCGTCGCTTGCACCGCAAGATCGTCGTGGTCGACGGCGAGCGGGCGTTTATTGGCGGAATCAACTACTGCCTCGACCACTTGGGCGAATTCGGGCCGATGGCCAAGCAGGATTACGCCGTGGAAGTCACAGGGCCGGTGGTGGCCCAGGTCCATGCGTCCAGCCGACGGCTACTGGCGCCCGTCCTGCAACCGCCAAGCCAGGTGCGGCCAGTCAGCGCGCCTACCGGCAACGCCAGTGCGGTCTTGGTGGAGCGCGACAACAACCGCCACCGCACCGATATCGAGCAGCAGTACCTGCAGGTGTTTCGCCAGGCCCAGCGGCGAATTGTAGTGGCCAATGCCTACTTCTTCCCCGGCTATCGCTTGCTGCGAGAACTGCGCAATGCCGCCCGCCGCGGGGTCGAGGTGACCTTGATCCTGCAAGGGCAACCGGACATGCGCTGGGTCCGGGCGTTGTCCCGGCTGCTCTATAACTACCTGCTGCGCGATAACGTGCGCATTCACGAGTACTGCCAGCGGCCGCTGCACGGCAAGGTTGCGCTGGTCGACGAGGAGTGGTCGACGGTCGGTTCGAGCAACCTCGACCCGTTGAGCCTGTCGCTCAACCTGGAGGCCAATCTGCTGATTCGCGATCGCGCCTTCAACCAGATGCTCTACAAGCACCTCAGCGAACTGGCCATGCAGCAATGCAAGGCGGTAACCCTGGAGCGGATGATTCGCGGCTATTGGTGGCGGGCACCGTTGATTTTCATGGGTTTCCACCTGACCCGCTGGTTCCCCCGCGTCGCCGGCTGGTTCCCGGCCCATCGCCAGCGCCTGCAATCGCTGCAACCGGACACCGATAGCCACGCCAACTTTCACGAGGGTAAGACCTGA
- a CDS encoding ATP-binding response regulator, protein MDFDKNNELDQANLRIIVATCALVYMGLLGFLPGRTYQTYLPVVYYIAAFLLVSIGLRQAIAHWPGHYPWRRVLGMVHDYTGTCFGLVVGGEAALPLYAVMVWVNLGNGMRFGSRYLAIATVLALAALLVVYQITPYWQQQPFMVLMLLTTSTLIPIYAHLLLERTRKASELAMLATREKSRFLAQASHDLRQPIHSIGLFTACLREGQLGEQERRLVDNIDRSLLNVSQLFRSILDLYTLDNGRVQPKYETFAVQPFLRELLRQNAEAARWAGVEMRLRAGRHWTLADPGMLATMVQNVLSNSFKYAAQRPLLIGVRRRGDHLQIEIHDQGRGIAAEHQDKVFEEFYRIREMRDKDVEGVGLGLAIVKRLAQLMDLRVSLRSRPGHGTSVTLQGLARVAPRAVHSGVDPALQAGLLTGLRVCLVEDDHNVLQATSALLGRWGCQVQAESSAKGLSSDCDVIVADYDLGPEATGLDCIDSLRAQRGRQVPALIMTGHDIERIQAAVHDRNIAILSKPVRPAELRAALRALREEPATPVG, encoded by the coding sequence ATGGACTTTGACAAGAATAACGAACTGGACCAGGCCAACCTGCGCATCATCGTCGCGACCTGTGCACTGGTCTACATGGGGTTGCTCGGCTTTCTGCCGGGGCGCACCTACCAGACCTACCTGCCAGTGGTGTACTACATCGCAGCGTTCCTGCTGGTGTCGATCGGCTTGCGCCAGGCCATCGCCCATTGGCCTGGGCATTACCCGTGGCGGCGCGTGCTGGGCATGGTGCATGACTATACCGGCACCTGCTTTGGCCTGGTGGTCGGCGGCGAGGCGGCCTTGCCGCTGTATGCGGTGATGGTCTGGGTGAACCTGGGCAACGGCATGCGCTTCGGCTCGCGCTACCTGGCCATCGCCACGGTGCTGGCGCTGGCGGCGTTGCTGGTGGTGTACCAGATCACGCCGTATTGGCAGCAGCAGCCGTTCATGGTGTTGATGCTGTTGACCACCAGCACACTGATCCCGATTTATGCCCACCTGCTGCTGGAGCGCACGCGCAAGGCCTCGGAACTGGCCATGCTTGCCACCCGCGAGAAATCGCGGTTCCTTGCCCAGGCCAGCCACGACCTGCGCCAGCCAATCCACTCCATCGGCTTGTTCACCGCCTGCCTGCGCGAAGGGCAGTTGGGTGAGCAGGAACGGCGCCTGGTGGACAATATCGATCGCTCCTTGCTCAACGTCTCCCAGCTGTTTCGCTCGATTCTCGACCTGTACACCCTCGACAACGGCCGGGTGCAACCCAAGTACGAAACCTTCGCTGTGCAGCCGTTCTTGCGCGAGTTGCTGCGCCAGAACGCCGAAGCTGCGCGCTGGGCGGGGGTGGAGATGCGCTTGCGCGCCGGTCGGCACTGGACGTTGGCTGACCCAGGCATGCTCGCCACCATGGTGCAGAACGTGCTGTCCAACAGTTTCAAGTACGCCGCGCAGCGGCCGCTGCTGATTGGCGTACGCCGGCGCGGCGATCACTTGCAGATCGAGATTCATGACCAAGGCCGCGGCATTGCCGCCGAGCATCAAGACAAGGTGTTCGAGGAGTTCTACCGGATTCGCGAAATGCGCGACAAGGATGTCGAAGGCGTCGGCCTGGGTCTGGCCATCGTCAAGCGCTTGGCCCAGCTGATGGATCTGCGCGTGAGCCTGCGGTCGCGTCCGGGCCATGGCACCAGCGTCACCCTGCAGGGGCTGGCGCGGGTAGCGCCGCGAGCCGTGCACAGCGGCGTCGACCCAGCCTTGCAGGCGGGCCTGCTGACCGGGCTGCGGGTGTGCCTGGTGGAAGATGACCACAACGTATTGCAGGCCACCTCGGCATTGCTCGGGCGCTGGGGTTGCCAGGTGCAGGCAGAAAGCTCGGCCAAGGGCCTGAGCAGTGACTGTGACGTGATCGTCGCCGATTACGACCTGGGGCCGGAGGCCACCGGGCTGGACTGCATCGACAGCCTGCGCGCGCAACGCGGCAGGCAAGTGCCGGCCCTGATCATGACCGGGCACGACATTGAACGGATTCAGGCGGCAGTACATGACCGGAATATCGCCATTTTGTCCAAGCCGGTACGTCCGGCCGAACTGCGTGCAGCCCTACGGGCCTTGCGGGAGGAGCCAGCAACGCCGGTGGGTTAG
- a CDS encoding low affinity iron permease family protein, producing MKFDRFAQWLANCTGRPVTFAIAMLMILIWGISGPLFDFNDTWQLVINTSTTIITFLMVFLIQNTQNRDSDELHVKIDELLRTTRKAHKALLDLEDMDPAQLHALRKQYQRMGEQGDQASAKDTSD from the coding sequence ATGAAGTTCGATCGCTTCGCCCAATGGCTGGCCAACTGCACGGGACGCCCGGTTACGTTCGCCATCGCCATGTTGATGATCTTGATCTGGGGGATCAGCGGCCCACTGTTCGACTTCAACGACACCTGGCAGCTGGTGATCAACACCTCCACCACCATCATCACCTTCTTGATGGTGTTTCTGATCCAGAACACCCAGAACCGCGACAGCGACGAGCTGCACGTGAAAATCGACGAACTGCTGCGCACCACGCGCAAGGCGCACAAGGCCCTGCTGGATCTGGAAGACATGGATCCCGCCCAGCTGCATGCCTTACGCAAGCAGTACCAGCGCATGGGCGAGCAGGGCGATCAAGCATCCGCCAAGGACACATCCGATTGA
- a CDS encoding zinc-dependent alcohol dehydrogenase gives MRALTYHGAGDVRVDTVPDPVIQANDDIVLRVTATAICGSDLHLYRGKIPAVESGDILGHEFMGIVEEVGSEVTAVSPGDRVVIPFVIACGSCFFCQHDLFAACETTNTGRGAILNKKAIPPGAALFGYSHLYGGIPGGQADYVRVPKANVGPFKVPGHLADDKVLFLSDILPTAWQAVLNAEVGQGASLAIFGAGPVGLLSAACARMLGVEQIFMVDECGYRLDYARDAYGVIPIDFSHDDDPADTIIRQTRGMRGVDAVIDAVGFEAKGSTTESVLTALKLEGSSGKALRQSMAAVRRGGVVSVPGVYAGFIHGFLFGDAFDKGLTFRMGQTHVQRYLPELLEHIEAGRLNPEAIVTHRIALEDAIRGYEMFDEQQERCRKVIMVPGEAADAVLSVHP, from the coding sequence ATGCGCGCATTGACCTACCACGGTGCTGGCGACGTACGGGTCGATACTGTGCCTGATCCAGTGATTCAGGCAAATGACGATATCGTGCTGCGGGTGACCGCCACGGCCATCTGTGGCTCGGACTTGCATCTGTACCGCGGCAAGATTCCAGCGGTTGAGTCTGGCGACATCCTTGGCCATGAATTCATGGGTATTGTCGAAGAGGTGGGCAGCGAAGTGACCGCGGTCAGCCCGGGTGATCGGGTGGTGATCCCGTTCGTGATTGCCTGCGGTAGCTGTTTCTTCTGCCAGCACGATTTGTTTGCCGCATGCGAAACCACCAACACCGGTCGCGGCGCCATCCTCAACAAAAAGGCCATCCCACCGGGTGCGGCGCTGTTCGGTTACAGCCACCTGTACGGTGGTATCCCTGGCGGCCAAGCCGATTACGTGCGCGTGCCCAAGGCCAATGTCGGGCCGTTCAAAGTGCCGGGTCACCTGGCGGACGACAAGGTGCTGTTTCTCTCCGACATTCTGCCCACTGCCTGGCAGGCGGTGCTCAATGCCGAGGTCGGCCAAGGCGCGTCACTGGCGATCTTCGGCGCAGGCCCGGTTGGGCTGCTGTCGGCGGCTTGCGCGCGGATGCTGGGGGTTGAACAGATCTTCATGGTCGATGAGTGCGGTTATCGCCTCGACTACGCCCGTGACGCCTACGGCGTGATCCCTATCGATTTTTCCCACGATGATGATCCGGCCGACACCATCATCCGCCAAACCCGCGGCATGCGCGGTGTGGATGCGGTGATCGACGCCGTGGGTTTTGAAGCCAAAGGCAGTACCACCGAGTCGGTGCTCACCGCGCTCAAACTCGAAGGCAGCAGTGGCAAGGCGTTGCGCCAGAGCATGGCAGCCGTTCGTCGCGGCGGTGTGGTCAGCGTGCCAGGGGTCTACGCCGGTTTTATCCACGGTTTCTTGTTTGGCGACGCCTTCGACAAAGGCCTGACCTTCCGCATGGGGCAGACCCATGTACAGCGCTACTTGCCGGAGCTGCTCGAACATATCGAAGCCGGCCGCCTGAACCCCGAAGCCATCGTCACCCACCGCATCGCCCTGGAAGACGCGATCCGCGGCTATGAGATGTTCGATGAACAACAAGAACGCTGCCGCAAGGTAATCATGGTGCCCGGTGAGGCAGCAGACGCCGTGCTCAGCGTTCACCCTTGA
- a CDS encoding phosphotransferase system, HPr-related protein, which translates to MAQPDDRKNRPQVEIDDTEDRMGSVHELDFDERNDQRRGRIGDERPAREVDHEYPARRVAESGMTGGEALSDSLHEDNVTLDDLSPDTLYDETGARDADELGDGDGPADQTLREVEANEIGGGIGLDEAELARSAPLDGEPWTDEVSPVDSHDEEKRS; encoded by the coding sequence ATGGCCCAGCCAGATGATCGGAAAAACCGCCCTCAGGTCGAGATCGACGACACCGAGGACCGTATGGGCAGCGTCCACGAACTGGATTTCGACGAGCGCAATGACCAGCGCCGAGGCCGCATTGGCGATGAGCGTCCGGCACGCGAAGTGGACCACGAATACCCCGCCCGGCGCGTTGCCGAGAGTGGCATGACCGGCGGTGAGGCGCTGAGCGACAGCCTGCACGAGGACAACGTCACCCTCGACGACCTTAGCCCCGACACCTTGTATGACGAGACCGGTGCCCGCGATGCCGATGAACTGGGTGACGGCGATGGCCCGGCTGATCAAACCCTGCGCGAAGTCGAGGCCAATGAGATTGGCGGTGGGATTGGCCTGGATGAAGCAGAGCTGGCCCGCTCAGCACCGCTGGACGGCGAGCCCTGGACCGATGAGGTCTCGCCGGTTGATTCGCACGATGAAGAGAAAAGGAGCTGA
- a CDS encoding DUF72 domain-containing protein, giving the protein MSEIRIGISGWRYGPWRKDFYPEGLPQDSELAFASRAVNSIEINGSFYSLQTPERYLHWAEQTPQDFVFSVKGPRYITHMRRLKDIEQPLANFFASGPLLLGDKLGPIVWQFPPNMHYDEERFSQFLELLPFDRKAARRCAQHCAERLVGNSGTQIKGDAPLRHAVEIRHESFLCESFIKLLRTHNVALVVADSAGKWPYVEDLTADFVYMRLHGDVELYSSGYTSRALRRWRMRVEAWSQGEQPADVQLVSAHAPRKRRSRDVYCYFDNDQKVHAPYDARRLLAKLNLDGELVTEPGVEPEVEL; this is encoded by the coding sequence GTGAGCGAGATCCGTATCGGTATTTCAGGCTGGCGTTATGGCCCCTGGCGCAAAGATTTCTACCCCGAGGGGCTGCCCCAGGACAGCGAACTGGCGTTCGCCTCGCGGGCAGTCAACAGCATCGAGATCAATGGCTCGTTCTACAGCCTGCAAACGCCAGAGCGCTATCTTCATTGGGCTGAGCAAACCCCGCAGGACTTCGTGTTTTCGGTCAAGGGCCCGCGCTATATCACCCATATGCGCAGGCTTAAAGACATCGAACAGCCGCTGGCCAACTTTTTCGCCTCCGGCCCCTTACTGCTGGGCGACAAGCTCGGGCCGATTGTTTGGCAGTTTCCACCGAACATGCACTATGACGAGGAGCGTTTCAGCCAGTTTCTCGAGCTGTTGCCGTTCGATCGCAAGGCCGCCCGGCGCTGTGCCCAGCATTGCGCCGAGCGCTTGGTGGGCAATAGCGGTACCCAGATCAAGGGCGATGCGCCGTTGCGCCATGCCGTGGAGATCCGCCACGAGAGCTTTCTCTGTGAGTCGTTCATCAAGCTGCTGCGTACCCACAATGTCGCTCTGGTGGTCGCCGACAGTGCCGGCAAATGGCCCTACGTCGAAGATCTGACCGCCGATTTCGTCTATATGCGCTTGCATGGCGATGTCGAGCTGTACAGCAGCGGCTATACCTCGCGCGCCCTACGCCGTTGGCGCATGCGCGTCGAAGCCTGGAGCCAGGGTGAGCAGCCGGCAGATGTCCAGCTGGTCAGCGCGCACGCGCCGCGCAAACGGCGTTCGCGAGATGTGTACTGCTATTTCGATAATGACCAGAAGGTCCATGCGCCCTATGACGCCCGCCGCCTGCTGGCCAAGCTCAATCTCGATGGTGAGCTGGTGACCGAGCCCGGCGTGGAACCGGAGGTAGAATTGTGA
- a CDS encoding DUF6555 family protein yields the protein MPNPQLYIIDYRLHGEPRSFIIRLERMDNAEAWHWASCDAGIGIIPKFGREKIRKVSRPMAERYGISEVNWRLSGSRPTPVEASSGDDAQATSPIA from the coding sequence ATGCCAAACCCACAGCTTTACATCATCGACTACCGGCTGCATGGCGAGCCGCGTAGCTTCATTATTCGCCTGGAACGGATGGACAATGCCGAGGCTTGGCATTGGGCCAGTTGCGATGCCGGTATTGGCATCATTCCCAAGTTTGGCCGGGAGAAGATTCGCAAGGTCAGCCGGCCCATGGCTGAACGCTATGGAATCAGTGAGGTGAACTGGCGCCTGTCGGGCAGTAGGCCGACCCCGGTCGAGGCCTCCAGCGGCGACGATGCCCAGGCCACTTCGCCTATTGCTTGA
- a CDS encoding ATP-dependent Clp protease proteolytic subunit — MARHIVHFTGPINSSTCGNLINTCSRILQQSPEVLQLNIATMGGECSYGFTLYNFLRSLPVPVHTHNLGTVESMGNIIFLAGAHRTACALSKFLFHPFHWTLHGSVDHARMAEYAMSLDYDLRLYAEIVAERTQGATEALDVQRYLMAYPRILGPSEALASGMIHAIDERPIEEHDSQWSVHA, encoded by the coding sequence ATGGCCAGGCATATCGTTCACTTCACCGGCCCGATCAACTCAAGCACCTGCGGCAACCTGATCAATACCTGCTCGCGCATTCTCCAGCAGAGCCCTGAGGTACTGCAGCTCAACATCGCCACCATGGGCGGGGAGTGCAGCTACGGCTTTACCTTGTACAACTTCCTGCGCTCGCTGCCGGTGCCGGTGCACACCCATAACCTGGGCACAGTGGAGTCGATGGGCAACATAATCTTTCTCGCTGGCGCCCATCGCACGGCCTGTGCACTGAGCAAATTCTTGTTCCACCCGTTTCATTGGACCTTGCATGGCTCGGTCGACCACGCGCGCATGGCCGAATACGCCATGAGCCTGGACTACGACCTGCGCCTGTACGCCGAGATCGTCGCCGAACGTACCCAAGGCGCCACCGAAGCGCTCGATGTACAACGCTACCTGATGGCTTATCCGCGCATTCTTGGGCCGAGCGAGGCATTGGCCAGCGGCATGATCCACGCCATCGATGAGCGGCCCATCGAGGAGCACGACAGCCAATGGAGCGTGCATGCATGA
- a CDS encoding lysylphosphatidylglycerol synthase domain-containing protein, whose product MQTKRWHTWAKRLFTVAFLILIPVLLYTLARNLDWNEVRQSLLAYKPSTLVIGLVLALCSYLVFASYDLLGRAYTGHSLPARQVLPVAFVCYAFNLNFTTWVGGVALRYRLYGRLGLDTATITKILTLGLLTNWMGYMLLAGVVFASRQVKLPDSWAVGVSGLQLIGFLLLAIVTGYLLACAFAKRRTWQWREHEITLPSLRLALCQVALGASNWALMAALIHWLLPHELFYPSVLGILLISCVAGVVAHIPAGLGVLEAVFLALLHGQLGQGTLVAALLGYRTLYYLIPLLLAVVAYLVLEKRARAMRQQGKATLRKT is encoded by the coding sequence ATGCAGACCAAGCGCTGGCATACCTGGGCCAAACGGCTGTTCACCGTGGCGTTCCTGATCCTGATTCCTGTGCTGCTGTATACCCTGGCGCGCAATCTGGACTGGAACGAGGTGCGCCAATCGTTGCTCGCCTATAAACCCAGCACCTTGGTGATCGGCCTGGTGCTGGCGTTATGCAGCTATCTGGTATTTGCCAGCTACGATCTGCTCGGCCGGGCCTACACGGGGCACTCGTTGCCGGCGCGCCAGGTATTGCCGGTGGCGTTCGTCTGCTATGCCTTCAACCTCAATTTCACCACCTGGGTGGGTGGCGTGGCCCTGCGTTATCGGCTGTATGGCCGGCTAGGGCTGGATACCGCGACCATCACCAAGATCCTCACCCTGGGTCTGCTGACCAACTGGATGGGCTACATGCTGCTCGCTGGGGTGGTGTTCGCTTCACGTCAGGTCAAGCTGCCGGACAGCTGGGCAGTGGGCGTTAGCGGGCTACAGCTAATCGGTTTTCTGTTGTTGGCTATCGTTACCGGATACCTGTTGGCCTGCGCCTTTGCCAAGCGGCGTACCTGGCAGTGGCGTGAGCATGAGATCACCCTGCCCTCGCTGCGCCTGGCGCTGTGTCAGGTAGCACTGGGGGCCAGCAATTGGGCCTTGATGGCCGCACTGATTCATTGGCTGTTGCCGCATGAGCTGTTCTACCCCTCGGTGCTGGGTATTTTGCTGATCAGCTGTGTGGCCGGTGTAGTGGCGCACATCCCGGCAGGCCTGGGGGTGCTCGAAGCGGTGTTCCTCGCCCTGCTCCATGGGCAGTTGGGCCAGGGCACGCTGGTGGCGGCGCTGCTTGGCTATCGCACTTTGTATTACCTGATTCCATTACTGCTGGCGGTGGTCGCCTATCTGGTCCTGGAAAAGCGCGCCAGGGCCATGCGCCAGCAGGGCAAGGCGACATTGCGCAAGACCTGA